The genome window tgctgttacttctactttgttctttcatttcttctctcatcgacactcctccttttgtgatgtagcggttccctggatgcccggagcagttcccgatctcaagaactgggtacgagctcttgtttcgacctccacatacgccgagcgctcatggcgtgatttgtcaaaggatcggtgggaggccaaaaatcatggtaggcCCATTTCTCATACTTTTTGATGATTCGAACGAGGTGGTTTTCAAAACATTTTATTAAggttttccatatgcaggtttgggtaaagacgcggcTTTGAGGCCCTTGTCTAACGAGGAAGAaatttcggcctctgtcccaaagccggtgaagtaaaataaaaggaaaagagcctccgttcccgaagatccaaaaccgaagaagaggatggctcataagccgaacaagaatgccattcctttgaccgtggaatccgttatgcgcctaagggatgaagatgaagaagaagaagaaaatgatgagtCCGCGCTGGCGGTCTGAATgaagagaaccaccgatgccTCATCGGCGGCTGGATCGTGCttcatgaggctccgcctcgaactgaggatataccggAGAAGGATTCTGGTAGAGTCCCCAAACTATCGGATATCGAATATGTATCTCATCAGATTCAACGGGCAGGGGATATGACCGAAGGGGCCCTCGAACCCCTTCGAACTGAGGAGAATGCTCCAGGCAattcatttggggcagcaacaatcgaggattcgcctacctttcccgcttttactgcaggggtgattcgggaagcccaagctctgggagccctcgatctagacaggcctcacgatgaagatGATCCCTTTCATGACCTGTTTACCGGCATTGAGGACATTGCCGGTGCTAGTGatgaatcggatctttttcaTGGATTgtggcaggctttgaatcaggtgagcttttaaaattatttttccggtactacctttatgttcacttttcgttaacttcgcttcttgtttctttgtagtcagcggcagttcatcgagaagcatgttctcaatcccaaaatgagctgcatcgatacaaGGCCGACCTAAAACGGGCTACtgatgagaggaactcccttagactttccttagggcagagagaagaggaaataaaagacctccgagctgagctggccaaggcttatcgagatcagatCAATTTATCTGAGCAgataatgatgcttttgaaagcctatgggcttgataccggaacgatagctaatattttggtctcacagctgcagcaaaaaatcgtgatgatcgggaagcttcgtgaggaggtcgacgtgataaaaATGGTGTCTTTGCGGTGGAAAGAatgtatggaccgctttgctgcagagaaagaaactgctcgagcccagttatcatcgtccgaaacccaacttcagaaaatgaaggaaaaaggcccgGTTCAagtaagaagaatagaggagcttgttggatatggtagattttgaggtTATTCTATGTATGGATTGGTTTTCCTCGTATCAcgctatcttggattgtcatgccaagactgtgaatTTAGCCATGCCGtggttgcctagattagagtggagagggactcttggttACTCCACTAGTAGAgtggtttcatatttgaaggctcggtgtatggtcgagaaggggtgtctggcATATTGGGCTTATATCTGTAATtatagtgtggaggttccttttATGGATTCAATACTAGTTGCTAGTTTCCTGAGGTGTGAGTTTCCTACAGATTTTCCAGGTATAGCACCAAACAGGGATATCAACTTTTGCATCGGTTTGGTTTCGGGCACTCAgcttatttctattccaccgtatcatatggctGCAGctgagttggaagaattgaagGATCAGTTACAGGATTTGCTtgacaagggattcattagactcgGTGTTTCACCTTGGgatgtgccagtgttgtttgctAAGAAAAAGGAATgattgatgaggatgtgcatagattatcgatagttgaacaaggtcactatcaagaacaagtatcggTTACCCAGGATTGATGATGAACCAAATGTTCGAGTCTTATTTGGATTCCTTCATgatgtcttcattgatgatattatgGTTTACACCCGCAGTAGAGAGGAGCACGAGAAACACCTATGGATTGTACTTCACACTTTGAAGGATTTTCAGCTATATGCAAGTTTTagaaatgtgagttctggttagctCAGTTgccttcttgggtcatgttgtgtcTTCCGAGTGTATCAAGGCATATCTTAAgaaaattgaggcagttcaaaactaacctagacctactttagctacaaatattcagagcttcttgggtttggcaagttattatcGCTGGTTCCCGAAggagttttcatctatctcagccccatTGGCCAAGTTGACCCAGAAAGGTACTCTTTTTAGATGGTCTAGTGagtgtgagtcaagctttcagaagctcaaggctgTATTTACTACAGTttcagtgttggtgttgcccacatgttcaggatcttataccgtgtattgtgatgcatcgggTATTGGACTTGGCACGGTATTGATGAAGGACGATAGGGTGATTCCCTATGCATCTCGTCTATtgaaggttcatgaaaagaattaccccgtgcatgatttggagttggcatccATTATTCACGCGTTCAATATTTGGAGGCAGTATCTCTATGACATTCCaagtgaggtctataccgacctcCGAAGTCTCCAACATTTGTT of Nicotiana tomentosiformis chromosome 7, ASM39032v3, whole genome shotgun sequence contains these proteins:
- the LOC138896017 gene encoding uncharacterized protein; the encoded protein is MPWLPRLEWRGTLGYSTSRVVSYLKARCMVEKGCLAYWAYICNYSVEVPFMDSILVASFLRCEFPTDFPGIAPNRDINFCIGLVSGTQLISIPPYHMAAAELEELKDQLQDLLDKGFIRLGVSPWDVPVLFAKKKE